In Helianthus annuus cultivar XRQ/B chromosome 9, HanXRQr2.0-SUNRISE, whole genome shotgun sequence, the following are encoded in one genomic region:
- the LOC118481749 gene encoding secreted RxLR effector protein 161-like produces the protein MVVRSLDVERDPFRPPNIGKETLGPEVPYLSATGALMFLASHTRPDISFSVNLLARYSSCPTKRHWNGVKQIFRYLQGTKDMGLYFTNQSTTSLVSFVDAGYLSDPHTGRSQTGYLFTSGGTAISWRSVKQTITATSSYHAEILAIHEASRECVWLRSVIQHIRGSCGISMRDEGLTILHEDNTACIAQLKEGYIKGDRTKHPKVLFHT, from the coding sequence ATGGTTGTAAGATCTCTTGATGTCGAGAGAGACCCATTCCGACCTCCGAATATTGGAAAGGAAACtcttggtccagaagtaccataTTTAAGTGCAACTGGTGCACTAATGTTTCTTGCTAGTCATACACGACCAGATATATCATTTTCTGTAAATTTATTGGCAAGATATAGTTCATGCCCTACGAAGAGGCATTGGAATGGGGTAAAACAAATATTTCGATACCTTCAAGGTACAAAGGACATGGGGTTGTATTTTACTAACCAATCGacaacaagtttggttagttttgTAGATGCAGGGTATTTGTCTGATCCTCACACTGGACGATCTCAAACTGGATATTTATTCACAAGTGGAGGCACTGCTATTTCATGGCGTTCTGTAAAGCAAACCATCACAGCCACATCATCTTACCATGCAGAAATATTGGCGATTCATGAAGCTAGTCGAGAATGTGTTTGGTTAAGAAGTGTAATACAACACATTCGTGGGTCTTGTGGTATTTCTATGAGAGATGAGGGACTGACAATTTTACATGAAGACAACACAGCATGCATTGCTCAACTTAAGGAAGGATACATCAAAGGTGACAGAACGAAGCACCCCAAAGTTCTTTTTCACACATGA